A region of Vitis vinifera cultivar Pinot Noir 40024 chromosome 13, ASM3070453v1 DNA encodes the following proteins:
- the LOC100246211 gene encoding adenosine kinase 2: MAYEGILLGMGNPLLDISSVVDEEFLQRYDIKLNNAILAEDKHLPMYDEMASKYNVEYIAGGATQNSIRVCQWMLQIPGATSYMGCIGKDKFGEEMKKNSKLAGVNVHYREDETAPTGTCAVCVVGGERSLIANLSAANCYKSEHLKRPENWALVEKAKYFYIAGFFLTVSPESILLVAEHAAANNKVFMMNLSAPFICEFFKDQQEKALPYMDYVFGNETEARTFSRVHGWETDNVEEIAIKISQWPKASGTHKRITVITQGADPVVVAEDGKVKSFPVILLPKEKLVDTNGAGDAFVGGFLSQLVQEKPIEECVRAGCYASHVIIQRSGCTYPEKPDFS; this comes from the exons ATATGACATCAAGTTGAATAATGCTATTCTTGCTGAGGACAAACACTTGCCCAT GTACGATGAAATGGCTAGCAAGTATAATGTGGAGTATATTGCTGGAG GTGCTACTCAAAATTCGATTAGAGTTTGCCAG TGGATGCTTCAAATCCCTGGAGCAACAAGCTATATGGGATGCATTGGAAAGGACAAGTTTGGGgaggaaatgaagaaaaactcAAAACTTGCTGGTGTTAAT GTTCACTATCGTGAGGATGAGACTGCACCAACTGGTACATGTGCAGTTTGCGTTGTTGGTGGCGAGAG GTCACTCATTGCCAACTTATCGGCTGCAAATTGCTACAAGTCCGAACACTTGAAGAGGCCTGAAAACTGGGCATTag TTGAAAAGGCCAAATATTTCTATATTGCTGGTTTTTTCCTGACTGTGTCCCCTGAATCAATTCTACTCGTAGCTGAACATGCAGCTGCAAACAATAAG GTCTTCATGATGAACCTTTCTGCTCCATTCATCTGTGAATTCTTCAAGGATCAACAGGAGAAAGCTCTACC GTACATGGATTATGTATTTGGGAATGAAACGGAAGCAAGAACCTTTTCCAGGGTTCATGGCTGGGAG ACTGATAACGTTGAGGAGATTGCaataaaaatatctcaatgGCCAAAAGCATCAGGGACACACAAGAGAATTACTGTGATCACTCAAGGTGCAGATCCTGTTGTAGTTGCAGAGGATGGAAAAGTGAAGTCATTCCCTGTGATCTTGCTGCCCAAGGAGAAGCTGGTTGATACCAATGGAGCAG GGGATGCATTCGTTGGAGGTTTTTTGTCTCAGTTGGTTCAAGAGAAGCCTATTGAAGAATGTGTGAGAGCTGGTTGCTATGCTTCACATGTTATAATCCAAAGGTCTGGCTGCACCTACCCAGAGAAGCCCGACTTCAGTTAG
- the LOC132254879 gene encoding uncharacterized protein LOC116803646 yields MERELANAMAMMKRTSPLLLISIMAIVVAHEAPGEEVPLCAKDCMPVCLKVEGATIHACEESCHEYCKQISGRGSNGGVSIWVVPT; encoded by the coding sequence ATGGAGAGAGAACTAGCTAATGCCATGGCCATGATGAAGAGGACAAGTCCTCTGCTTCTGATCTCTATAATGGCGATTGTGGTGGCACATGAGGCCCCAGGGGAGGAAGTTCCGCTGTGTGCCAAGGACTGCATGCCGGTGTGTCTGAAAGTGGAAGGGGCAACCATTCATGCATGTGAGGAGAGCTGCCACGAGTACTGCAAACAGATTTCTGGGCGAGGAAGTAATGGTGGTGTCTCCATTTGGGTTGTCCCAACTTGA